A genome region from Streptomyces xanthophaeus includes the following:
- a CDS encoding RNase A-like domain-containing protein: MSMPPPPPPLKNGNIDVTPRALHTLAGYVAYLQDGLHKGANQLLHELGRYPDCGGYGTAAWEFATAYKKVGNRFIEVWAKSVASVGGAAVGFAVTANNYATADAATDPSGAPAQTQPPPTVIDTPPNYGSVTDLKWADVDQSQDIFQTALEAVEAGVLAIIRPLLEDAYRMGKAAEIMPLPDFLGLDNMSVAWVYASTSVTTTDGNLSSALHNYTDRSNGEWNAAMRQFCSAVWGTSAWGQSREGYEWKHDSAQPGQASSHPVMDVMVKTCDVMSDALRAWAAAAKDVRDDLRRLYYEAVMKALPHIDRSDGLDMKDVKSFGKGLLKMGRSFAVGFALEVDEEAMNATVEAYNNRVRRQVAELNKLHEALDEAYLSAPTFRAESARAESFGARALTDFKNDPLYTVAGDDESNHKYPIDLANQEGMVGSHVVDKHVGKTDEQLEQRLRDQQIVRPSGIRPEAVSAFGTLADAQRYTQAALDEPNNQRKIDNWLAGNPGPNSSRSLLLTTNDVVGRSWDRGDPAARDVTNVWVVLRPNPGSHPPFVVLTSMPTDKTQHP; encoded by the coding sequence ATGAGCATGCCTCCTCCTCCGCCCCCCTTGAAGAACGGAAACATCGACGTCACCCCCCGTGCGCTGCACACGCTCGCGGGCTACGTCGCCTATCTCCAGGACGGACTGCACAAGGGGGCCAATCAGCTCCTCCACGAGCTCGGCCGGTATCCGGACTGCGGCGGCTACGGAACCGCCGCATGGGAGTTCGCCACCGCGTACAAGAAGGTCGGCAACCGGTTCATCGAGGTGTGGGCCAAGTCGGTGGCGAGCGTCGGAGGCGCTGCCGTCGGCTTCGCCGTGACCGCGAACAACTACGCGACCGCGGACGCCGCCACGGACCCCTCGGGCGCCCCGGCCCAGACCCAGCCACCGCCGACCGTGATCGACACGCCGCCGAACTACGGGTCGGTGACGGACCTCAAGTGGGCGGACGTCGACCAGAGCCAGGACATCTTCCAGACGGCACTGGAAGCGGTGGAGGCCGGAGTCCTGGCGATCATCAGGCCCCTCCTGGAGGACGCCTACCGCATGGGCAAGGCGGCCGAGATCATGCCGTTGCCCGATTTCCTGGGTCTGGACAACATGTCCGTCGCCTGGGTGTACGCGAGCACGTCCGTCACCACCACGGACGGAAACCTCAGCAGTGCTCTGCACAACTACACCGACCGGTCCAACGGCGAGTGGAACGCCGCGATGCGGCAGTTCTGCAGCGCTGTCTGGGGCACGAGCGCGTGGGGCCAGAGTCGCGAGGGTTACGAGTGGAAACATGACTCCGCGCAGCCCGGTCAGGCCAGCAGCCACCCCGTCATGGACGTGATGGTCAAGACCTGTGACGTCATGAGTGACGCTCTACGTGCCTGGGCGGCCGCCGCGAAGGATGTGCGGGACGACCTCCGAAGGCTCTACTACGAAGCCGTGATGAAGGCCCTGCCGCACATCGACAGGAGCGACGGTCTGGACATGAAGGACGTCAAGAGCTTCGGCAAGGGACTCCTCAAGATGGGGAGGAGTTTCGCGGTCGGCTTCGCCCTCGAGGTGGACGAGGAGGCGATGAACGCGACGGTCGAGGCGTACAACAACCGCGTGCGCCGACAGGTCGCGGAGCTCAACAAACTGCACGAAGCCCTGGACGAGGCATATCTCAGTGCTCCCACGTTCCGGGCCGAGTCGGCGCGGGCGGAGTCCTTCGGCGCCCGGGCTCTCACCGATTTCAAGAACGATCCGCTCTACACGGTGGCCGGGGACGACGAAAGCAATCACAAATACCCGATCGACCTCGCGAACCAGGAGGGCATGGTCGGGTCCCATGTGGTGGACAAGCATGTGGGCAAGACGGATGAGCAACTGGAACAAAGGCTGAGGGACCAGCAGATCGTCAGGCCTTCCGGCATCCGGCCCGAAGCCGTTTCGGCGTTCGGGACCCTTGCAGACGCGCAGCGGTATACTCAGGCGGCTCTGGACGAACCGAACAATCAGAGGAAGATCGACAATTGGCTCGCGGGTAACCCCGGACCCAACTCGTCACGCTCACTCCTCCTGACGACGAACGACGTCGTGGGAAGGTCGTGGGACCGGGGCGACCCCGCCGCGCGTGACGTGACCAA
- a CDS encoding WXG100 family type VII secretion target: MTDSDGNIAVDFATLRLLSGQLEEILKELNENVQTMHDRVAKVVLTWEGEAREAFIDKLDEWDRSARDLQATQAWLHSIVTTGQSNYAAAHAAVLRGWGAA, encoded by the coding sequence ATGACTGACAGCGACGGCAACATAGCGGTCGACTTCGCCACTCTGCGGCTCCTCTCCGGCCAGCTGGAAGAGATCCTCAAGGAGCTCAACGAGAACGTCCAGACCATGCACGACCGCGTCGCGAAGGTCGTTCTCACCTGGGAGGGCGAGGCCCGCGAGGCGTTCATCGACAAGCTGGACGAGTGGGATCGGTCCGCACGCGACCTCCAGGCGACACAGGCGTGGCTTCACAGCATTGTGACGACCGGTCAGAGCAACTACGCGGCGGCACACGCCGCGGTGCTGCGGGGATGGGGAGCGGCCTGA
- a CDS encoding WXG100 family type VII secretion target, whose protein sequence is MTKLADDLDEMQRYLDRQVKRMDTVVDTIEARWQGPAAKAYRRRHRDAAKEAVRIRELMKLLEAAVRMSRDGFTEQELDTLAAFRRIQMSVDVDREAAELSTPNTGSPPPAPPTSRLQDL, encoded by the coding sequence TTGACCAAGCTGGCCGACGACCTCGACGAGATGCAGCGCTACCTGGACCGGCAGGTCAAGCGCATGGACACGGTCGTCGACACGATCGAGGCCCGCTGGCAGGGGCCCGCGGCCAAGGCCTACCGGCGACGGCATCGTGATGCGGCCAAGGAAGCGGTACGCATCCGCGAGCTCATGAAACTGCTCGAAGCGGCCGTTCGCATGAGCCGGGACGGGTTCACCGAGCAGGAGCTCGACACCCTGGCCGCCTTCAGGCGCATCCAGATGTCCGTGGACGTGGACAGGGAGGCGGCCGAGCTTTCGACCCCCAACACCGGGAGCCCGCCCCCTGCGCCGCCCACGAGCCGCTTGCAGGATCTGTGA
- a CDS encoding amidohydrolase family protein, giving the protein MDTLISAGRVVTGPHGQVLADGAVLVRNGVIADTGPRREVEARAPAGILRHDFPEGTLLPGLVDAHVHLVLDAGPDPVAALREADDATVAEGIAERALGLLNAGVTTVRDLGDRNGLVTQFRDAVRAGRLPGPRVLAAGTPVTGPGGHCWFLGGEVSGPDAARALVRRNVERGTDLVKVMATGGGITKGGPPVWAPQFTAEELRIIVQEAAGAGLPVAAHAHGTAGIVAAVEAGVSTIEHCTWIERDGFRLLDDVVDEIAARGIAVCPAASPDWRGFAERFGQERAEEMFGGIRRMRERGVRLLTGTDAGVSRAVFDDFVSSLEFFAHLGCTPQEIVDLATCEAAETLGLGEVTGRLLPGLRADLLVVEGDPLSDLQALRRVRLVMADGRLHA; this is encoded by the coding sequence ATGGACACCCTGATCTCGGCCGGGCGCGTGGTGACCGGACCGCACGGCCAGGTCCTGGCGGACGGCGCCGTGCTGGTGCGAAACGGCGTCATCGCGGACACCGGACCGCGCCGCGAGGTGGAGGCCCGAGCCCCCGCGGGCATTCTGCGTCACGACTTCCCCGAAGGCACGCTGTTGCCGGGGCTCGTCGACGCACACGTCCACCTCGTTCTGGACGCGGGGCCCGATCCGGTCGCGGCGCTGCGGGAGGCGGACGACGCGACGGTGGCCGAAGGCATTGCGGAGCGGGCGCTCGGCCTGCTGAACGCGGGCGTCACCACGGTGCGCGACCTCGGGGACCGGAACGGACTGGTGACGCAGTTCCGCGACGCCGTCAGGGCGGGACGGCTGCCCGGCCCCCGTGTCCTCGCGGCCGGCACTCCTGTGACGGGACCCGGCGGACACTGCTGGTTCCTGGGCGGAGAGGTCTCCGGCCCGGACGCCGCCAGGGCGCTGGTCCGCCGCAACGTGGAGCGGGGCACGGACCTCGTCAAGGTGATGGCCACGGGCGGGGGCATCACCAAGGGCGGGCCGCCGGTCTGGGCGCCCCAGTTCACGGCCGAGGAGCTCCGGATCATCGTGCAGGAGGCGGCGGGTGCCGGCCTCCCGGTGGCGGCGCATGCGCACGGCACCGCCGGCATCGTCGCGGCGGTGGAGGCCGGGGTGAGCACGATCGAGCACTGCACGTGGATCGAGCGGGACGGGTTCCGGCTCCTCGACGACGTCGTCGACGAGATCGCCGCCCGGGGCATCGCGGTCTGTCCGGCGGCCAGCCCCGACTGGCGCGGCTTCGCCGAGCGCTTCGGACAAGAGCGCGCGGAGGAGATGTTCGGCGGCATCCGCCGCATGCGCGAGCGCGGGGTGCGGCTGCTCACCGGCACGGACGCCGGCGTGAGCCGGGCGGTCTTCGACGACTTCGTGTCCAGTCTCGAATTCTTCGCCCATCTGGGCTGCACCCCGCAGGAGATCGTCGACCTGGCCACCTGCGAGGCGGCGGAGACACTCGGGCTGGGGGAGGTCACGGGACGCCTGCTCCCCGGCCTCCGCGCGGACCTGCTGGTCGTCGAGGGAGATCCCCTGAGCGATCTCCAGGCGCTGCGCCGCGTTCGGCTGGTGATGGCGGACGGCCGTCTGCACGCCTGA
- a CDS encoding MAB_1171c family putative transporter, giving the protein MTVLSLVLAVVLYGSLLWTGRQVARDPSDRLLRAVFLCMFSAGLSFPFGLPVVIRLVDGFAGDGAAKLLQNLCLLGAVYFLGCFFIHSASDPAAARTRVRRHAVPFAATAVIAAAAMAVTPHVERGHTYATADMRVPGVAVFYLSAGAYLTYALAAALFWTVRYARLASRPLATGLRMVAAALAGMVLASAVRECVTLLRLLGGGVPHPVITGAKLLLDLAIPLFVAGVVYPGLVTRWASIRLWWHHGRVYRRLAPLWAALHLAFPEDALERTGAARRWDVLSPRGVHRRYYRRVIECRDGLVRISPYLALEAATADADAPLTPEVAARHLRTALRAYASGEDAPSQAVPVALPGEGDGGLESDVRQLIRLSEALTAPS; this is encoded by the coding sequence GTGACCGTGCTGTCCCTGGTGCTCGCCGTCGTTCTGTACGGCTCGCTGCTCTGGACGGGGCGGCAGGTCGCACGCGATCCCTCCGACCGGCTGCTGCGCGCGGTCTTCCTCTGCATGTTCAGCGCGGGTCTCTCCTTCCCGTTCGGGCTGCCCGTGGTCATCCGCCTCGTCGACGGGTTCGCCGGGGACGGCGCCGCCAAGCTGCTGCAGAACCTCTGCCTGCTCGGAGCCGTGTACTTCCTGGGGTGCTTCTTCATCCACTCGGCGTCCGACCCGGCCGCCGCACGGACGCGGGTGCGCCGGCATGCGGTGCCGTTCGCCGCGACCGCGGTGATCGCGGCGGCAGCCATGGCCGTGACGCCGCACGTCGAGCGGGGCCACACGTACGCGACGGCCGACATGAGGGTCCCCGGTGTCGCGGTCTTCTACCTCTCGGCCGGCGCCTACCTCACGTATGCCCTTGCGGCGGCGCTGTTCTGGACGGTGCGGTACGCGCGGCTGGCGAGCCGGCCCTTGGCGACCGGGCTGCGGATGGTGGCCGCCGCGCTGGCCGGCATGGTGCTGGCCTCGGCGGTACGGGAGTGCGTGACGCTCCTGCGCCTGCTCGGCGGCGGTGTGCCCCACCCGGTGATCACCGGGGCGAAGCTCCTCCTCGACCTCGCGATCCCCCTGTTCGTGGCGGGCGTGGTCTACCCGGGGCTGGTGACGCGCTGGGCCAGCATCCGCCTGTGGTGGCACCACGGCCGCGTCTACCGCAGGCTGGCCCCTCTCTGGGCGGCTCTGCACCTGGCGTTCCCGGAGGACGCACTCGAACGCACGGGGGCCGCCCGCCGCTGGGACGTGCTGAGTCCGCGGGGCGTGCACCGGCGCTACTACCGGCGTGTCATCGAGTGCCGGGACGGGCTCGTCCGGATCAGTCCCTACCTGGCACTGGAGGCGGCCACGGCCGACGCCGACGCACCGCTCACGCCCGAGGTCGCGGCGCGCCATCTGAGGACCGCGCTGCGGGCGTACGCCTCCGGGGAGGACGCGCCCTCCCAGGCCGTTCCGGTCGCCCTGCCCGGCGAGGGCGACGGCGGACTGGAGAGCGACGTACGGCAGTTGATCCGGCTCTCCGAAGCCCTGACAGCACCATCCTGA
- a CDS encoding helix-turn-helix domain-containing protein, protein MPEEPEHGFADKLNRLFETVRPDPDHEYSNEQVASAIRGTGVSISQSYIWQLRKSRKTNPTLRHLQALAGFFGVPAAYFVDDSATARIEEQLLALAAAQARLHEASQGSDVKLMAMRAGQLSQKHREQVMDLLDVVYRLEQAEGGPGQDDGLNRPGS, encoded by the coding sequence ATGCCAGAGGAACCGGAACACGGCTTCGCCGACAAGCTGAACCGGCTCTTCGAGACCGTCAGACCGGATCCCGACCACGAGTACAGCAACGAGCAGGTGGCCTCCGCCATCCGGGGCACCGGTGTGTCGATCTCCCAGAGCTACATCTGGCAGCTGCGCAAGAGCAGGAAGACCAATCCGACGCTGCGTCATCTGCAGGCGCTGGCAGGCTTCTTCGGAGTCCCCGCGGCCTATTTCGTGGACGACTCGGCCACCGCACGCATCGAGGAGCAGCTCTTGGCCCTCGCCGCCGCGCAGGCGCGGCTGCACGAGGCGTCGCAGGGCAGTGACGTGAAGCTGATGGCCATGCGGGCGGGGCAGTTGTCGCAGAAGCACCGCGAACAGGTCATGGATCTGCTGGACGTGGTCTACCGCCTGGAGCAGGCCGAGGGCGGTCCCGGCCAGGACGATGGCCTGAATCGTCCTGGATCATGA
- a CDS encoding GntR family transcriptional regulator — MSTASGTGNIHLHGSAAEIPLYAQIRAKLRMDIASGLYPQGEYLPPADQLGKEYGANKNTILRALRMLRSEGVVDFGRGRGAVVLPASGPVGLDDISDQLQRVVNLADVSGIPRAAIISAIERMPRMAARHGRAARRGLPAVRGRRPGWSQGSSCGE; from the coding sequence ATGTCAACTGCGTCCGGAACGGGGAACATCCACCTCCACGGCAGTGCCGCCGAAATACCGCTCTACGCCCAGATCCGGGCGAAGCTCAGGATGGACATCGCGTCGGGCCTCTACCCCCAGGGGGAGTACCTTCCGCCCGCCGACCAGCTCGGCAAGGAGTACGGCGCCAACAAGAACACGATCCTCCGCGCGCTGCGGATGCTGCGCAGCGAAGGGGTCGTGGACTTCGGGCGCGGTCGCGGCGCCGTCGTCCTGCCGGCTTCGGGCCCGGTGGGCCTCGACGACATCTCCGACCAGCTCCAGCGGGTCGTCAACCTCGCGGACGTCTCGGGCATCCCGCGCGCCGCCATCATCTCCGCCATCGAACGGATGCCCAGGATGGCCGCCCGCCACGGGAGGGCGGCGCGGCGCGGGCTGCCGGCGGTGCGCGGCCGCAGGCCGGGATGGAGCCAAGGAAGCTCATGCGGAGAGTGA
- a CDS encoding keywimysin-related RiPP: MAKKVYEVPALSKAGDFRKDTGFLKRGPHEPKVRLPLGW; encoded by the coding sequence ATGGCCAAGAAGGTCTACGAGGTTCCGGCGCTGTCCAAGGCCGGTGACTTCCGCAAGGACACCGGATTCCTGAAGCGCGGACCGCACGAGCCCAAGGTCCGTCTGCCCCTGGGCTGGTAG
- a CDS encoding asparagine synthase-related protein, whose product MALIGHTPVGAPELSAHIAGVRDPGAIHRVTARLPGDFHVIAEAHGEIHAHGTASGMRRLFHATEDGVTVAANRADVLARLVDAPVDEDVLALRLLDSVPHPLGDVPLWRGVHSVVPGELLRFGRSAPRTVRWWQPPRTQVPLAEGAEALRTALDEAVRLRVDAAGSVSADLSGGLDSTTVCALAAGVSTAPLPVLTMPSRDPGDDDVHWARLAAAEIDGLEHILLDIDEIPLFYSGLLDVRGPVDEPLPTILDQPRQLVGHDRLLAGGSRLHLTGMGGDHVLWGHPAHHRDLLTTRPLTALRSIRGYRAQNRWSLRETLAVLADSRPYGQWLADIADDITAPRPAPHSPDVFGWDIPPRLPVWATADAAASVRRSLREAARTAQPRGTTRALHNEIHTLHHGTRATRILHQVAEHSGLPLASPFLDDRVVEACWSVRSEERATPWEFKPLLKRAMRGRMPDALLRRTTKGEASADAANGLRENRERLAELWRDSLLAKAGLVDADKLLDITLRPSSPELRHGGLDATLACEIWLRTI is encoded by the coding sequence GTGGCGCTCATCGGGCACACCCCCGTCGGCGCACCCGAACTCAGCGCGCACATCGCCGGGGTACGCGATCCCGGCGCAATCCACCGAGTCACCGCGCGCCTCCCCGGTGACTTCCACGTCATCGCCGAGGCACACGGCGAGATCCACGCGCACGGCACCGCCTCGGGGATGCGCCGGCTCTTCCACGCCACCGAGGACGGCGTCACCGTCGCCGCCAACCGCGCCGACGTGCTGGCCCGGCTGGTCGACGCACCGGTCGACGAGGACGTCCTCGCCCTGCGGCTGCTGGACTCCGTCCCGCACCCGCTGGGTGACGTCCCCCTGTGGCGCGGCGTGCACTCCGTCGTCCCCGGCGAACTCCTGCGCTTCGGCCGCTCCGCCCCGCGGACGGTCCGCTGGTGGCAGCCCCCGCGGACACAAGTCCCGCTCGCCGAGGGGGCGGAGGCGCTCCGCACGGCGCTGGACGAGGCCGTGCGCCTGCGGGTGGACGCCGCCGGAAGCGTCAGTGCCGATCTCTCCGGCGGCCTCGACTCCACCACCGTCTGCGCCCTCGCCGCAGGCGTGAGCACCGCTCCGTTACCCGTGCTCACCATGCCCAGCAGGGACCCGGGCGACGACGACGTGCACTGGGCCCGGCTCGCCGCCGCCGAGATCGACGGCCTGGAGCACATCCTGCTCGACATCGACGAGATCCCGCTCTTCTACAGCGGTCTGCTGGACGTGCGCGGACCCGTCGACGAACCCCTCCCCACCATCCTCGACCAGCCGCGCCAGCTGGTCGGCCACGACCGGCTCCTCGCCGGCGGGTCGCGCCTCCACCTCACCGGCATGGGCGGCGACCACGTCCTGTGGGGGCATCCCGCCCACCACCGTGACCTGCTGACCACCCGTCCCCTCACGGCACTGCGGAGCATCCGCGGCTACCGCGCCCAGAACCGCTGGTCGCTGCGCGAGACCCTGGCCGTCCTCGCCGACAGCCGCCCCTACGGCCAGTGGCTCGCGGACATCGCCGACGACATCACCGCCCCGCGACCCGCCCCGCACAGCCCGGACGTCTTCGGCTGGGACATCCCGCCCCGTCTGCCCGTCTGGGCCACCGCCGACGCCGCCGCCTCCGTACGCCGGAGCCTGCGGGAGGCCGCCCGCACGGCACAGCCGCGCGGTACCACCCGCGCCCTCCACAACGAGATCCACACCCTGCACCACGGCACGCGGGCCACCCGAATCCTGCACCAGGTCGCGGAGCACAGCGGGCTGCCGCTGGCGAGTCCCTTCCTCGACGACCGTGTCGTCGAGGCGTGCTGGTCGGTCCGCTCCGAGGAACGCGCCACGCCCTGGGAGTTCAAACCGCTGCTCAAGCGCGCCATGCGCGGCCGGATGCCCGACGCGCTGCTGCGCCGCACCACCAAGGGCGAGGCCTCGGCCGACGCCGCCAACGGGCTGCGGGAGAACCGCGAACGCCTCGCCGAGCTGTGGCGGGACTCTCTGCTCGCCAAGGCCGGACTGGTCGACGCCGACAAGCTCCTGGACATCACCCTGCGGCCCTCGTCGCCCGAACTCCGGCACGGCGGCCTCGACGCCACTCTCGCCTGCGAGATCTGGCTCCGCACCATCTGA
- a CDS encoding lasso peptide biosynthesis PqqD family chaperone — MQLREDVSVVDTDYGKVLLDGSTGEYWELNPTGSSVLAGLLDGTPAKDIADALCAEFDVDADRAQADVSALLSALRDARLVGP, encoded by the coding sequence ATGCAACTGCGTGAGGACGTGTCCGTGGTGGACACCGACTACGGCAAGGTCCTGCTCGACGGCAGTACGGGTGAGTACTGGGAGCTCAATCCGACCGGCAGCTCGGTCCTGGCCGGCCTGCTCGACGGCACCCCGGCGAAGGACATCGCCGACGCCCTGTGCGCCGAGTTCGACGTCGACGCGGACCGGGCGCAGGCCGACGTGAGCGCCCTGCTCTCCGCCCTGCGCGACGCCCGGCTGGTCGGCCCGTGA
- a CDS encoding lasso peptide biosynthesis B2 protein, whose protein sequence is MSFHPVPETHTGTSFAQRAGARLAVAVGRPLLLLPPARLARVLGVVSRGARPAGHDRTYRARQAVTTVSAVCAGREGCLPRSVATALLCRARGEWPTWCVGVRAAPPFGAHAWVEAEGRLVGEELPESYFRRLITVGSGSEERSPS, encoded by the coding sequence GTGAGCTTCCATCCGGTCCCGGAGACCCACACCGGGACGTCGTTCGCCCAGCGCGCCGGAGCCCGCCTCGCCGTGGCGGTGGGCCGGCCCCTGCTGCTCCTGCCGCCGGCCCGGCTGGCACGGGTGCTCGGCGTGGTGTCCCGCGGAGCCCGCCCGGCCGGCCATGACCGGACCTACCGGGCCCGGCAGGCCGTCACCACCGTCAGCGCGGTCTGCGCCGGCCGTGAGGGCTGCCTGCCGCGCTCGGTCGCCACGGCCCTGCTCTGCCGCGCCCGCGGGGAGTGGCCCACGTGGTGCGTCGGCGTCCGCGCCGCGCCGCCCTTCGGCGCCCACGCCTGGGTCGAGGCGGAGGGGCGGCTGGTGGGCGAGGAACTGCCCGAGAGCTACTTCCGGAGGCTGATCACCGTGGGCTCCGGGAGCGAGGAGAGGAGCCCTTCATGA
- a CDS encoding ABC transporter ATP-binding protein yields the protein MTDHADPSGTATGTGRGAGDGPGTVAHPGENPADGARPGTRDLLRLLRGSGRTVGAALALTVAGTALGLLQPLLTMRLIDRVSADRAVAVLVVTLAALFLVQAALEAAGQYLLDVTGESVVRRLRRGLVERLLFVRLRELDGRRAGDLLSRVGTDTTMLRDMVAGSFVQLVTVTITGVGAAGLMLWIDPVMFLVVAGTLLVAAVLVAGVMAGIRTSTEQALAGVGAMTADLERALGGIRTVRAARAEHREAERIGADVDAAYTAGVRSAKLGSVVGPAMEIAVNGSFLLVLLVGAVRVSDGSMSVSELVAFLLFATYLVMPLAGLFNALSLIQRGLGSLRRIEDVLRLPVEQDPQDGAPVPLPAPAASPAAPPPLLELRRVSFAYDDRPVLRDVSFSVPRSGLIALVGRSGAGKTTIVSLAEKFHEPDGGHVLFDGADVRGVDPRDLRARIGLVEQHAPLLYGTLRDNLVYAKPEAHEREIREVLRMVNLEELVERLANGLETEVGDRGFNLSGGERQRVAIARALLARPELVLLDEPTSQLDPINERELTDVLRDISRERALLVVAHRMSTVRAADRIVVLDEGRVGAEGTHEQLLAEDPFYRRLTTDHLTPPLGRPAPDRSVAAP from the coding sequence ATGACCGACCACGCGGATCCGTCCGGCACCGCGACCGGAACCGGCCGGGGAGCCGGGGACGGGCCCGGGACCGTGGCGCACCCCGGGGAGAACCCCGCCGACGGCGCCCGCCCGGGCACCCGTGATCTGCTGCGCCTGCTGCGCGGCAGCGGCCGGACCGTGGGGGCCGCGCTCGCGCTGACCGTCGCCGGCACCGCCCTCGGACTGCTCCAGCCGCTGCTGACCATGCGTCTGATCGACCGGGTCTCCGCCGACCGGGCCGTCGCCGTGCTCGTCGTGACGCTGGCCGCTCTCTTCCTCGTCCAGGCCGCCCTGGAGGCGGCCGGTCAGTACCTGTTGGACGTGACCGGCGAGAGCGTCGTCCGGCGCCTGCGCCGCGGACTCGTCGAACGGCTGTTGTTCGTCCGCCTCCGAGAACTCGACGGCCGGCGCGCCGGCGACCTGCTCTCCCGGGTCGGCACCGACACGACCATGCTGCGGGACATGGTCGCGGGCAGCTTCGTGCAGCTCGTGACCGTCACCATCACCGGAGTCGGCGCCGCGGGACTGATGCTCTGGATCGACCCCGTCATGTTCCTCGTGGTCGCCGGGACGCTGCTGGTCGCCGCCGTCCTCGTCGCGGGCGTGATGGCCGGCATCCGGACCAGCACCGAACAGGCGCTCGCCGGTGTCGGTGCCATGACCGCCGACCTCGAACGCGCCCTCGGCGGCATCAGGACCGTACGGGCGGCCCGCGCCGAACACCGGGAGGCCGAGCGCATCGGCGCGGACGTCGACGCCGCCTACACCGCCGGCGTCCGCTCCGCGAAGCTCGGCTCCGTCGTGGGGCCCGCCATGGAGATCGCGGTCAACGGCTCGTTCCTCCTCGTCCTGCTCGTCGGCGCGGTCCGGGTTTCCGACGGCTCCATGTCCGTCAGCGAACTCGTCGCTTTCCTGCTGTTCGCCACCTACCTGGTGATGCCGCTCGCAGGCCTCTTCAACGCGCTCAGCCTGATCCAGCGCGGCCTCGGCTCGCTCCGCCGGATCGAGGACGTCCTGCGCCTGCCCGTCGAGCAGGACCCGCAGGACGGTGCGCCCGTACCGCTCCCTGCCCCCGCCGCATCGCCCGCGGCACCGCCCCCGCTCCTCGAACTGCGGCGGGTCTCCTTCGCGTACGACGACCGCCCTGTGCTGCGCGACGTCTCGTTCTCCGTGCCGCGCAGCGGGCTCATCGCCCTGGTCGGCCGGTCCGGCGCCGGCAAGACGACGATCGTCTCCCTCGCCGAGAAGTTCCACGAACCGGACGGCGGACACGTCCTCTTCGACGGCGCCGACGTCAGGGGCGTCGATCCGCGCGACCTCCGGGCCCGTATCGGCTTGGTCGAACAGCACGCGCCCCTGCTGTACGGAACCCTGCGGGACAATCTCGTCTACGCGAAACCCGAGGCGCATGAGAGAGAAATCCGGGAAGTGCTCCGGATGGTGAATCTCGAAGAACTCGTGGAGCGCCTGGCGAACGGACTGGAGACGGAAGTCGGCGACCGGGGATTCAATCTCTCCGGCGGCGAACGCCAACGCGTCGCCATTGCCCGAGCCCTGCTCGCCCGGCCCGAACTCGTACTCCTCGACGAACCCACGTCGCAACTCGACCCCATCAACGAACGGGAACTCACCGACGTCCTGCGGGACATCTCCCGAGAACGCGCCCTGCTCGTCGTCGCCCACCGCATGTCCACCGTCCGGGCGGCCGACCGGATCGTCGTCCTCGACGAGGGCCGTGTCGGCGCCGAGGGCACGCACGAACAGCTGCTCGCCGAGGACCCGTTCTATCGCAGGCTGACCACCGACCACCTCACGCCGCCCCTCGGCCGGCCCGCCCCAGACAGGAGCGTCGCAGCACCGTGA
- a CDS encoding response regulator transcription factor, translating into MSPTTARTATAPHATAGARAPGAPHWTPALERVGRLTPREQETFLLLAEGLSNGTMAQRLHVTERTVRAHVAAVMEKLELSSRLTVCLASYVFSTEHADAGTGSVRKES; encoded by the coding sequence GTGAGCCCCACCACTGCCCGCACCGCCACCGCACCCCACGCGACCGCCGGCGCCCGCGCACCGGGCGCACCGCACTGGACACCGGCCCTCGAACGGGTCGGTCGACTCACCCCGCGCGAGCAGGAGACCTTCCTCCTGCTCGCCGAAGGGCTCTCGAACGGGACGATGGCCCAGCGGCTGCACGTGACCGAACGGACCGTGCGCGCACACGTCGCCGCCGTCATGGAAAAGCTCGAACTCTCCTCACGCCTGACCGTCTGCCTGGCTTCGTACGTGTTCTCCACGGAACACGCGGACGCCGGAACCGGCTCGGTCCGTAAAGAGTCCTGA
- a CDS encoding FDLD family class I lanthipeptide, producing the protein MSDAFDLDARISAPAGPTGEQAPPPSISGIATRTVCTRVTCQASKTCVCTSICTVFCVGGK; encoded by the coding sequence ATGTCTGACGCATTCGACCTGGACGCCCGGATCTCCGCCCCCGCCGGCCCCACCGGCGAGCAGGCGCCCCCGCCGTCCATCTCCGGGATCGCCACCCGCACCGTCTGCACCCGGGTGACCTGCCAGGCCAGCAAGACCTGTGTCTGCACCTCGATCTGCACGGTCTTCTGCGTGGGCGGCAAGTAG